The genomic window CTTTCCCAGCAGCTAGGTATGGGCGGTCAAGGATAAAAATAGATCGGTTCGGTTAAAGAAAGATTCTGCAATATATTACCAGGAGGGCAATTTAACTTTTCTTTGCTACTTGACTAACGACATAATTGCAAAAAGTACCCAATAGCAGTAATGATAGGTATATTTATGATAAATATGTAAATGCTTATCTGGAGGGATATGTATGATCAATGCATATCAGCAGTATCAGCAAAATTCCATCTTGCTGGCATCCCCGCAGAAATTGCTAATCATGCTCTACGATGGTGCCATCCGGTTCATAAAAGCAGCCCGGAAGGCCATGGAAGAAAAGGACTTTGAGCAAGCCAATTACAATCTGGTCAGGGCGCAGGATATATTCTCGGAGCTCAACTGCAATCTTGATATGGATATCGATATTTCAAAAAATCTTCGGAGCCTGTATAATTTTATAAACGATAAACTTATCCAATCCAACATTAAAAAGAGCGTTGAAATATTGGATGAGATAGAACCAATGGTGGAAGACCTGAGAAATACATGGTATGAAGCATCCAAAAAAGTCAAGGTACCACAACAATGATGAGGAGAAAAAAATGCTGGAAACTTTAAAAGGGCTTTTACATAAAAAAATGAGATGTTAAAAGATATGTTTGAGCACACTTTAAACATAAGTACAGCTCTTGAAAAAAATGATGTCGAGCAGGTTTTAATGATCCTCAAGCTCCGGCAACAGGAGATGGGAATGATCGATGAAATAGATAAAAAGATCCTATCTTCCTTTGCCGGGGATTTCACTGTCCTATGGAAAAATATTAAAGATGATGAAGAGTTAAAAATTATTTATAGCGAAATACAATCAATTCTTAAGAAAATAAAAGCCCAGGATGATGAGAACATGGAAAAAGCCCGAAAGGAAAAGCTTAAACTTTCGGATGATATAAAAAGTGTAAGGCATACAGGGCAGGCCATGCGGGGTTATGGTGTCGTCGATGGTCGGTCCCCCAATTTCGGTGCCTTTATAGATACAAAAAAGTAATTTTTTTCTTGCATTTTTTAACAAATGAGTGTATAATGATATATGGCATAACTTAGGTCTGTGGTTGAAAGTCGATGCCAGGGCCGTAGGCAAAGCGACTCCCAGGAGTGGCGTTCCACTCGCAGTGTGCGGCGTTTTTGGGGAAAACCAGGTCAGCTAAGGAAATGCCGATAAAATCATTTAAAGTGAGGGGTTTTTTTAATGGCATTTCAGGACAAAACATTGGTATGTAAAGAGTGTGGGAACGAGTTTGTTTTCACCGCCGGCGAGCAGGAATTCTACGCGGAAAAGGGCTTTGAGAATGAGCCTACCCGCTGCAAAGCCTGCAGAGACGCCCGCAAGAGGAGAATGAGCGACGGCGGTTCCAGAAGGCAGTCAAGACAGATGTATGATGCTGTTTGCGCCGACTGCGGAGCACCCACACAGGTTCCCTTTAAGCCCAGAAACGATAGACCCGTATACTGCAGCGCTTGCTACCAGAACCATCGCATGGCCCAGAACGCTTAAAAAAGGGAAAATGAGGCCCGGTTTATACCGGACCTTTATTTTTTAGTTATAAATTAGATATTGCAATAATATACTTTTTAATGTATAATTATACCCAAATTTAAATTTTAGAGGCTAAGAGAGGGGACCAAAATGTTTAAGTTTAATAAGACAGTAATATTCGCACTGGTCATTCTAATGATTTTGAGCGTTCTCGCAGGCTGCGGAAATAAGACAGCTTCCACTGAACCAAAACAGGACCAAAACAGTCAGACCAATCAAGGTCAATCATCCCAGCAGGGAACGGATAACAGCGGTCAAAATACCGCCAGCGAAGATGATATAATTCAAAAAATAAAGAATTCAGGCAAACTGGTCATGGCCACCAGTGCCGATTATCCGCCCTACGAATTTCATGACATTTCCGGCGGCAAGGATGAAATCACGGGTTTTGACGTAGATATAGCCAGGGCCATTGCCAAGGAATTGGGCGTTCAGCTTGAAATAAAGGATATGGCTTTTGACGGTGTGCTGCCGGCACTGCTTGCCAAAAAAGTTGATATAGCTATCGCTGCTTTCACTATCACCGAAGAGCGCAAAAAAAGCGTGAATTTCTCCGAACCATACTTAGATGGCGGTCAGCAGATAGTGACTTATAAGGGAAGCGGTATTAAGGGCAAGGAAGATCTGAAGGGTAAGACCATAGGCGTTCAGCTCAGCACCACCGGCGAGGCGGAGGCCAAGAAGATCGAGGGCGCAAAACTGAAACAGTTCGACAGGGTGGATGCGGTAATGCTGGACCTCATGAATAAGCGCGTTGATGCGGCCATTGTGGGCAGTGTCGTAGCCGACGCCTATTTAAAGCTGAATCCCGACAAATTTGAGAAGGCCGGCGATAAGCTGAATTCCGAACAAAACGGTATACCTGTAAGGAAAGAAGATACCAAGCTCCTGGAAGTTGTGAACAAAGTTCTTAAAGACCTTAAAGACAGCGGCGAGTATGACAAGCTGGTGCAGAAATGGTTTGTGGACTTTAAACCCGTAGAAAAGAAGTAAGGCGCATTAGGGCTCTTTGCAGAGCCCTTAATCTTTGAGAGGAGCAGTTGCGGACATGAATCTGGACTTTTCCATTATAAAACCGTATTTCAATCTTTTTGTGGTGGGAGCCTTTGTAACGGTTAAAATAACGGCCCTGGCGGTTCTCATGGGGATCGTCATAGGGCTTTTTGTGGGGATGGGCAAGATGTCCCGCATAAGCATCATTAGATGGCTGTGCACTGCCTATGTAGAAGTCATCAGGGGGACACCTTTATTAGTGCAGATATTTATTTTTTATTTCGGCCTACCACAAATAATTGGCATTAATATACCGGAATATCCGGCGGCTGTAATCGCTTTGGGCATCAACAGCGGCGGATATGTGGCGGAGATAATCCGCGGTGGCATCCTGGCGGTGGAGAAAGGCCAGATGGAAGCCGCCCGTTCTCTTGGAATGAGTCATGCTATGGCTATGAGGTATATCATTTTGCCCCAGGCTTTTAAAAAGATGATACCGCCCCTGGGCAATGAATTTGTCACACTTCTAAAAAATTCTTCTCTTGCTACAACCATCGGTTTTGGCGAGCTAACCAGAGCGGGACAGATTGTGGCAGGCAACACCTATAAGCCCTTTGAACCGTATTTTGTGGTGGCGGCCTTTTATCTTATTATGACATTGGCATTTTCCCGGCTAACGAATATATTGGAAAGGAGGCTGGCGGAAAGTGATTGAAGTTAGGGACCTTTATAAGAATTTCGGGCATCTGGAAGTATTAAAAGGCATAAACAATAAGGTGGAAAAAGGTGAAGTTGTGGTAGTCATAGGTCCCAGCGGTTCCGGCAAGAGCACGTTTTTGAGATGTTTGAACTTGCTGGAGGAGCCCACCAGAGGTGAGGTTTATATTGAAGGCAAGAATCTCATGGACCCCAGGACCAACGTAAACCAACTGCGGCAGGATGTGGGCATGGTGTTTCAGCATTTTAACCTGTTCCCACATAAAAGGGTCATAGAAAATATCACCCTGGCCCCCATAAAGGTGAAGGGTGAAAATCCAAAAGAAGCCTATGAAAAGGCCATGCAGCTTTTGAACCGCGTGGGACTGGCGGATAAAGCCAACAGCTTCCCGTCTCAGCTTTCCGGCGGCCAGAAGCAGAGGGTGGCCATAGCCCGGGCTCTTGCCATGAACCCCAAGATAATGCTTTTTGATGAGCCCACATCAGCCCTGGACCCGGAGATGATCAAGGAAGTGCTGGATGTTATGAAGGACCTTGCCCGGGAAGGCATGACCATGGTGGTGGTGACCCATGAGATGGGATTTGCCCGGGAAGTAGGCGACAGGGTCATATTTATGGATGAAGGCAAGATTCTGGAAGAAGGATCCCCCGATGAAATATACAACAGGCCCCAAAACCCGCGCACAAAAGATTTCCTCAGCAAAATATTATAACGACTTTAATCTTTGAATCAAATCTCTCCCCCATAAAGGTCCGATTATACCGGGCCTTTAAATTTATATTTTATCAAAATATGCCGGGCATCATAGTCCAAAAACTGTTTTTAAATCAATGGTCAAATCTTCAAAAAGACCCACTTTTACCGTATCATCCTCGGACCAGCTCAAATAATCCTTATAAGTATATAATCTATCCTGCCTGTTCAATTGTACCGACATTTCGAATCCCTCCTTATTTGATTTTACCAGAAAATTAAGGCATATAAAAGTAATTATTTATTATTTTTTTGGTGTTATACATGTGTTATAATCAAGATTGGGCAGGAAAAACAGGATGTTTTTTCAAAAAGGCGCTGTATTTTCACAATTGGATGTATAGAAATATATTTTTATATTTTTAAGGAGAGAATTTATGGAGTTCAGAGACTATCATGTACACCTTGAACAGGGTCCTTACACACTGGAATGGATAAAAAGATTCTTGGAAGAAGGCGTAAAGAAAGGGGTGGTGGAAATCGGGTTTTCCGAACACGGGCACAGGTTTGTCCAGGCCAGGGACTTATGGAAGAGTGAAGGCTTTAGGGGACAGTGGACCCTAAAGGAGGCCACCGAAGATATAGACGAATATGTGAAAATAGTGGAAAAGGCTAAGGGCCTGGGTCTTCCTGTGAAGCTCGGCATAGAGATGGACTACATACCCGAATATGAAGACGAGATCCGGGATTTTATAAATAAATACTCCTTTGATTATGTGCTGGGGGCCGTCCACTGGATCGGTGACTTCGGTTTCGACCATCCTGCGCTAATAAATGAATGGAATTTGCGGGATGTGGATGATACTTACCGCGAATATTTCGATATTTTGCTGAAGGCTATAAAATCGGGGATATTCGATTGTATAGTCCACCCCGATGTCATAAAGGTTTTCGGCCACAGGGCCAGATGCGACTTGAGTCAAATGTATGAGGAAGCGGCAAAGACTATGAAGGAAATGGGCCTTTGTGCCGAAGTCAGCACCGCCGGATTCAGGAAACCTGTCGGAGAACTTTACCCTGCACCTTTAATGTTGGAGCGCTTCAGGAAATGGGATGTCCCCGTCATGATAAATTCCGATGCCCACAGGCCGGAAGATGTGGGCAGGGATTTTGACAAAGCACTGGATTTTGTAAAGAGTTATGGTTATGACAGATTCTGCTTTTTTGATAAAAGGCAGAAAAAGTTTTACAAAATTCGCTGAGTCAGGTGACGGTTCTTTGACTCAATCGCAAAATCGATTTGGTTGCAAAGGAAGATGCGAATGTTCAATATCGTACTGGTTGAACCCGAGATTCCGCAGAACACCGGAAATATCGCCAGAACCTGTGCCGCCACCGGTGCGGTCCTGCACCTGGTGGGTCCTCTGGGGTTTTCTCTGGAGGATAAATATTTGAAACGGGCGGGTCTGGATTACTGGCCTCTGGTGAGTGTGAAATATTATGAAAACTACCGGGAGTTTGAAGACAAAAACCCGGATGCCATCATGTACTTTCTCACCACTAAAGCAAAAAAATGCTATACGGATGTAAGCTACGAATCCGGCTGCTATCTGGTTTTCGGCAGGGAAACCACCGGCCTTCCGTTGGAACTTTTAAAGGCGCACCATAACAGCTGTGTCAGGATTCCCATGGTGGATGACGCCAGGTCCTTGAATCTTTCCAATTCCGTTGCCATAGTGGTATATGAGGCCCTGAGGCAAAATGGGTTCAAAGGTTTGAAGATCCAGGGCCCATCCAAAAGCTAAGTGAGTCAGGGGATGAGTCATTTTTTTTTTGAAAAAACCGACATGACTATTGACAAAGCGCAGAAACACAAGTATAATTGTATACAATAATACATATGAGCAAGGGAGAGATGTAAATGGCTGCGGATTTGATGGGGAAGAAAATAAAATTTGTGGATACTACTCTGAGAGATGGAGAACAAACGGCAGGAGTGGTCTTCGCCAACCATGAAAAGCTGGAGATTGCAAGGATGCTGGATGAATTAGGGGTAGATCAGCTGGAAGTCGGAACCCCGGTAATGGGGGGAGATGAAAAAGCAGCTATAAAGACGATAGTAAAATCAGGACTTTCAGCCAGTATTATGGCATGGAACAGGGCTAATATAGAAGATATTAAAGAATCCATAGAATGTGGTGTGGATGCGGTAGCCATATCCATTTCTACTTCCGACATTCACATCAAGAACAAGCTGAAAAAGAGCCGGGAATGGGTTATGGAGCAGATGGTTAAAGCTGTGGAATTTGCCAAAAGCCAGGGAGTATATGTTTCCGTAAATGCCGAAGATGCTTCCAGGACAGACATGGATTTCCTGGTAAAATTCGGTCAGGAAGCCAAAAAGGCCGGAGCTGACAGACTCCGGTTCTGTGATACCCTGGGCATATTAAATCCCTTTAAAACCGCCAAAATGGTAGAGGAACTCATAACCAAAACGGAGATCAATGTGGAAATGCACACCCACAATGACCTGGGAATGGCCACAGCCAATGCCCTGGCGGGCATAGAGGCAGGAGCGTCTTATGTGGGCGTCACAGTAAACGGCCTCGGCGAAAGGGCTGGCAATGCTCCTCTGGAAGAGGTGGCTATGGCTTTGAAATACACCATGGGCTGTGATGTAGACTTGAAGGTTCCTATGTTGAAAGAAATCTGTGAATATGTGGCAAAAGCCTCGGCAAGGCCCCTTTCCGTCAACAAGAC from Biomaibacter acetigenes includes these protein-coding regions:
- the fliS gene encoding flagellar export chaperone FliS → MINAYQQYQQNSILLASPQKLLIMLYDGAIRFIKAARKAMEEKDFEQANYNLVRAQDIFSELNCNLDMDIDISKNLRSLYNFINDKLIQSNIKKSVEILDEIEPMVEDLRNTWYEASKKVKVPQQ
- a CDS encoding flagellar protein FlgN gives rise to the protein MFEHTLNISTALEKNDVEQVLMILKLRQQEMGMIDEIDKKILSSFAGDFTVLWKNIKDDEELKIIYSEIQSILKKIKAQDDENMEKARKEKLKLSDDIKSVRHTGQAMRGYGVVDGRSPNFGAFIDTKK
- a CDS encoding zinc-ribbon domain containing protein — protein: MAFQDKTLVCKECGNEFVFTAGEQEFYAEKGFENEPTRCKACRDARKRRMSDGGSRRQSRQMYDAVCADCGAPTQVPFKPRNDRPVYCSACYQNHRMAQNA
- a CDS encoding basic amino acid ABC transporter substrate-binding protein; protein product: MFKFNKTVIFALVILMILSVLAGCGNKTASTEPKQDQNSQTNQGQSSQQGTDNSGQNTASEDDIIQKIKNSGKLVMATSADYPPYEFHDISGGKDEITGFDVDIARAIAKELGVQLEIKDMAFDGVLPALLAKKVDIAIAAFTITEERKKSVNFSEPYLDGGQQIVTYKGSGIKGKEDLKGKTIGVQLSTTGEAEAKKIEGAKLKQFDRVDAVMLDLMNKRVDAAIVGSVVADAYLKLNPDKFEKAGDKLNSEQNGIPVRKEDTKLLEVVNKVLKDLKDSGEYDKLVQKWFVDFKPVEKK
- a CDS encoding amino acid ABC transporter permease; amino-acid sequence: MNLDFSIIKPYFNLFVVGAFVTVKITALAVLMGIVIGLFVGMGKMSRISIIRWLCTAYVEVIRGTPLLVQIFIFYFGLPQIIGINIPEYPAAVIALGINSGGYVAEIIRGGILAVEKGQMEAARSLGMSHAMAMRYIILPQAFKKMIPPLGNEFVTLLKNSSLATTIGFGELTRAGQIVAGNTYKPFEPYFVVAAFYLIMTLAFSRLTNILERRLAESD
- a CDS encoding amino acid ABC transporter ATP-binding protein is translated as MIEVRDLYKNFGHLEVLKGINNKVEKGEVVVVIGPSGSGKSTFLRCLNLLEEPTRGEVYIEGKNLMDPRTNVNQLRQDVGMVFQHFNLFPHKRVIENITLAPIKVKGENPKEAYEKAMQLLNRVGLADKANSFPSQLSGGQKQRVAIARALAMNPKIMLFDEPTSALDPEMIKEVLDVMKDLAREGMTMVVVTHEMGFAREVGDRVIFMDEGKILEEGSPDEIYNRPQNPRTKDFLSKIL
- a CDS encoding histidinol-phosphatase HisJ family protein, with product MEFRDYHVHLEQGPYTLEWIKRFLEEGVKKGVVEIGFSEHGHRFVQARDLWKSEGFRGQWTLKEATEDIDEYVKIVEKAKGLGLPVKLGIEMDYIPEYEDEIRDFINKYSFDYVLGAVHWIGDFGFDHPALINEWNLRDVDDTYREYFDILLKAIKSGIFDCIVHPDVIKVFGHRARCDLSQMYEEAAKTMKEMGLCAEVSTAGFRKPVGELYPAPLMLERFRKWDVPVMINSDAHRPEDVGRDFDKALDFVKSYGYDRFCFFDKRQKKFYKIR
- the trmL gene encoding tRNA (uridine(34)/cytosine(34)/5-carboxymethylaminomethyluridine(34)-2'-O)-methyltransferase TrmL, giving the protein MFNIVLVEPEIPQNTGNIARTCAATGAVLHLVGPLGFSLEDKYLKRAGLDYWPLVSVKYYENYREFEDKNPDAIMYFLTTKAKKCYTDVSYESGCYLVFGRETTGLPLELLKAHHNSCVRIPMVDDARSLNLSNSVAIVVYEALRQNGFKGLKIQGPSKS
- the nifV gene encoding homocitrate synthase; amino-acid sequence: MAADLMGKKIKFVDTTLRDGEQTAGVVFANHEKLEIARMLDELGVDQLEVGTPVMGGDEKAAIKTIVKSGLSASIMAWNRANIEDIKESIECGVDAVAISISTSDIHIKNKLKKSREWVMEQMVKAVEFAKSQGVYVSVNAEDASRTDMDFLVKFGQEAKKAGADRLRFCDTLGILNPFKTAKMVEELITKTEINVEMHTHNDLGMATANALAGIEAGASYVGVTVNGLGERAGNAPLEEVAMALKYTMGCDVDLKVPMLKEICEYVAKASARPLSVNKTIVGENIFAHESGIHADGVIKDPSTYEFLDPVELGLKRKIIIGKHSGTASIKARLKEYGIFIDEELAKDILQEVRSMAVALKRPLLDRELISIYKNMLNLDQKAV